ACGCCGCCGGCCCGCGGCCAGCGCGCGCCCTTCCAGCTGACCATCGCGAACACGTCGCCCATCAGCGGATACAGCTACCGCGTCGTCCGGTAGAACAAAAGTAGTATCAAGGATCAAGTGCCCAGAGCCCGGTTCGGCGCTGGGCACTTTTCTTTGAGGATGCTGATCCCGCGTCAGAAAAATCGTGGGTGTCCCGAGCGCCCCTCCGGCGGTTGAAACCGCGCCTCGAAAAGCACAAAGCCCGCCTTCGCGGGCGGCGGCCGAAGCTTCGGTCTGTTCCGCACCGGGAGTGGAAGACGGGCCCCACTTCTTTTGAACCGCATGGCTTGCGACGGGGGGAGTGCCAAGTCCCAGGTGCCCGGCGCACTCTCCGATCCAGGCACTCGGCCCGGGGGCTGGGCACTTCATCCTGGGCACTTGATCCTGAGCACTTCGATTCCCTCCCGCACTCCCGCACTCACGCACTCACGCACTCACGCACTCCCGCACTCACGCACTCACGCACTCACGCACTCACGCACTCACGCACTCACGCACTCACGCACTCACGCACTTCCCCTCCCCCTCCGCACGCTTCTTGCTTTTCGCCCCGCCAGACCCGTTCCGTGCCGCGCGCAGAGCGCCGGCGTCCCCGCGCCCCAGGACTCGATCCGTGTCCGTCCAGACTCCCGAAGTCGAAGCCATCCACACCGTCATCAACTGTCCGCGGTGCGGCGCCGACCACGCCGACAGCGACGGCTGCCCGTCGTGCGGGCTGCTGAGCGCGCCCGTTCCCTGCGCGCCCGGTTCGGCCACGTCGGCCACGCGGTTCCGCTGCGTCATCTGCGGCGTTCCGGTCTGCGGGGGAGAGCCCTCCGGCACGGATGCCGCCCTCTGCGAGCTGCACGAGGACATTCCGGTGATCCAGGGATGGGCCCAGGTGTACACGACGAGCGACGAGATCGAGGCGGGGCTCATCTCCGAGAACCTGCGTGCGGACGGGGTGGATTCGCAGCTGTACACGCAAAAGGATGACAACTTCCCGGTGGATCTAGGCGAGCTGAGCATCATCCGCGTGCTGGTGCCCTCGTTCGATTACGAGCGCGGGATCGAGATCATCCGCTCGTACATGAACCAGAGCGGCGAAGTCGGGTTCGCCTGCGCCAACTGCGGCGAGGTGTACGAGCCCGGCGCCGAGGTCTGCACCAACTGCGGCGCCTCGCTCATCGGCGAAGCGGAGTAAGGACGGTCCCGCGCGGCTCCGATCGATCTTGGAGCCGCGCGGTGTTTTCCGGGATGTCTCGGGTGATGGCCCGGTGCAGCGGGGCGGGCTCCACGGCGGCCCCCACCCGGGCTCGCATTACTCGCCCACCCTCCCCCAAAAAAGACTGGGGGAGGGTTGGGGGAGGCCCGATGGTTCGGTGCACACCAGCGAGTACCGGGCGTGAGCGGATGCCGTTGAGCGAAAAAATCCGCCGCGCAAGCAGCGGGAACCCCCGATCCACGGCCGCGGACGCTGCACGGGGCCTCGGGATCCGGTGTGAGAGTTCTCCCTCTCCGTGCGTCTGTTTGCACGGGGAGGGCCGGGGAGGGGCCCGCGAGGCGTGAGACGCGAGCCCAACCCTCTTCCGCGCCGAACCGCTCCCCCTCTCCCGCGGAGCGGGTGGAGGGGGCTGGGGGGAGGGGGCCCTCGCCGTCCGCGCCGGGCTGTCCGGGTCGCCTGGCCCCATCCGCCCGCCATCCCGCTATATTGATCTTCCGGGAAACGCGCGCGGCACCGCGGGGAATGCTCCCGATCCGCGCCGTGATACGCTCCGGCCTTGTTTCGGCGTTGCCGCACCAGCACTTTCAAGCCGGCATCGTCCTCTTCATCCAGAACCAGCACAGCCCGTGAAGCTACCCGTTGTCGCCGTCGTAGGGCGGCCGAACGTCGGCAAGTCCACTTTCTTCAACCGCGTCCTCGGCGAGCGCATCGCCATTGTCGAGGACCGGCCCGGCGTAACCCGCGACCGCAACTTCGCCCGCACGGAGTGGAACGGCCGCGAGTTCTACCTGGTCGACACCGGCGGCATGGTGGAAAACTCCGACGAGCCCATGGACCGGCTGATCCGCGACCAGGTGCTCACCGCCATCGCCGAAGCCGACGTGCTGGTGCTGATGGTGGACGGCAAGGCCGGCCCGCATCCGCTGGACTTCGCCGTCGCCAAGCACCTGCGCAAGATCAACAAGCCTTCCGTCGTGCTGGTGAACAAGGTCGACAACCTGGGCCACCCCAGCGCCACCGGCCACCACGACTTCTGGGAGCTCGGCCTGGGCGAGCCCAACCCCGTGAGTTCGCTCAGCGGCAAGGGCAGCGGCGACGTGCTCGACATCATCGTCCAGCACCTGCCGGATGTGGAGGGCGAGGAAGAAGAGGCGCTGCGCGTTGCCGTCATCGGCCGGCCCAACGTGGGCAAGTCGTCGTTCGTCAACCGGCTGCTGGGCGAGGAGCGCCTCGTGGTGTCGGACGTCGCGGGCACCACGCGCGACGCCATCGACACGCCCATGCGCTACCAGGGGCGCAAGCTGATTTTCGTGGATACGGCCGGCCTGCGGCGGCAGAGCAAGATCGACCACGGGGTGGAGTTCTACAGCTCGCTGCGTACGGAACGCGCCATCGAGCGGGCGGACGTGTGCCTCCTGCTGCTGGACGCCACCGAGCCCATCGCCGTGCAGGATCTCAAGATCGCCGAAAAGGCGTGGGACAGCGGCAGGGGGCTCATCATCGTCTGCAACAAGTGGGACCTTGTTGAAAAGGAGACGATGACGGCGCCGCGGTACGAAAAGGAAATCCGCCAGCGCGCGACGTACCTCCAGTGGGTGCCCATCCTGTTCACCAGCACCCTTACCGGCCAGCGCGTGCACCGCACGCTGGAGCTGATCGCCGAGGTGCAGGACCAGCGCAAGCGCCGCATCCCCACGCACCAGGTGAACGAGACCCTGCGCGCGCTGGTGATGAGAACGAAGCCGCCCGCACACCACGGCCACCCGGTCAAGTTCCTGTACGGCACGCAGGTCAGCACCGAGCCGCCGACGATGATCCTGTGGGTGAACAACCCGGAAGGCGTCACGACGAGCTACGAGCGCTACCTGCAGAACGGCTTTCGCGCGGCGTGGGGCTTCACGGGCTCGCCACTGGTGCTGCGCATGCGGCGCCGCGACGACGAGCGTGACGGCGGGCGCCGCAGGCAGGGCGTGGCGCACTCACCGGAGGAGCCGGAAGAGGAGGTGCCGTTCCAGTACGTCTACGAAATCGGTGACGGAGACTCGGACGACGACTTCGAGTTCGGCGGCGACGACGAGGCGTTCGAGGACGAGGACGACGGGGACGAGGACGGCCGGTGAGCCCCTGGCTGCTCGTCGCCCTGGCCTACCTGCTCGGCTCCATCCCCTTCAGCTACATCGCCGGGCGGATGGTGAAGGGGATTGACCTGCGCGAGCACGGCAGCGGCAACCTGGGCGCCACCAACACGTTCCGCGTGCTGGGCGCCAAGGTGGCGGCTCCGGTGATGCTGTTCGACGTGCTCAAGGGCACGTTGCCGGTGGCGCTCTTTCCCCACCTGGAGCACACGAATGACTGGCGGTGGCAGCTGGCGTACGGCGCCGCCGCCATCATCGGCCACGTGTTCTCCATCTACATGCGCTTCAAGGGCGGCAAGGGTGTGGCCACCAGTGCGGGGGTGTTCCTGGGACTGTCTCCCGTGGCGCTGGGCGTGGCGTTCGCCGTGTGGCTTGTCGTGCTGAAGATGACGAAGATGGTGTCAGCGTCTTCCATCTCCGGCGCGCTGGCGCTGATCGTTGTGCTGCTCATCGTTCCGGAGCGGACGGAAATCCGCATTCTGGGATTGGCGGTGGCGGCATTCGTGATTTTTGCGCACCGGTCCAACGTGGGGCGCATTCTGCGCGGCACCGAGCCGCGCTTCGGGGCAAAGAAAGAGCCGGAAGCCACGGTGGCGGCGGCGGCGGTCACGGCGGACGGGGAGAAGGTGGAATGACGTCGCGGGCGGCGGTGGTGGGGGCGGGAAGCTGGGGGACGGCACTGGCCAACCTGCTGGCGGGCAAGGGGATCGACACCGTGATGTGGTCGTACGAGCCGGACGTGGCTCAGGCCATCAACGAGGGTCACGCCAATCCCAAGTACCTGGAAGGGATCGGGCTCGCCCCCTCCCTTCGCGCCACGACGGACATGGGCGAGGCGCTGGACGGGGCGGACCTCGTCCTTTCCGTCTCCCCGTCGCACGTGGTGCGGCAGGTGATGTCGCAGGCCGCGCCGTTCATGGCGGATGGCGTACTGCTGGTGAGCGCCAGCAAGGGGATCGAGAACGACTCGCTCCTGACGATGGACGGCGTGCTGGCGGAGGTTCTGCCCGCGTCCACGGCGCATTCGGCGTGCTTTCTGTCCGGGCCCAGCTTTGCGCTGGAAGTCGGAAAGGGGTTCCCGACGGCCGTCACCATCGCCAGCAAGGACGAGGACGCCGCCAACCGCGCGCAGGCCGCCTTTCAGACCTCCGTTTTTCGCGTGTACACCAGCGACGACGTGGCCGGGGTGGAGCTGGGCGGATCGGTAAAGAACGTGATCGCCATCGCGGCCGGCGTGGTGGAGGGGATGGGGTTCGGCTTCAACACGCAGGCGGCGCTCATCACCCGCGGGCTGGCGGAAATCACGCGCCTGGGGCAGGCGCTGGGGGCCGATCCGCGCACCCTCGCGGGGCTGGCCGGCATCGGCGACCTGATGCTTACGTGCATGGGCGGGCTGAGCCGCAACCGCACCGTGGGCGTGGAGCTGGGGCGCGGGCGCAGCCTGGACGACATCCTGGGCGGCATGGTGATGGTGGCGGAGGGCGTGAAGACGGCGCGCTCCGCACGGGACCTGGCGCACCGCACGGGGGTGGAGATGCCCATCGTGGAGGCGGTGCACGACATGC
This DNA window, taken from Longimicrobium terrae, encodes the following:
- a CDS encoding putative signal transducing protein; its protein translation is MSVQTPEVEAIHTVINCPRCGADHADSDGCPSCGLLSAPVPCAPGSATSATRFRCVICGVPVCGGEPSGTDAALCELHEDIPVIQGWAQVYTTSDEIEAGLISENLRADGVDSQLYTQKDDNFPVDLGELSIIRVLVPSFDYERGIEIIRSYMNQSGEVGFACANCGEVYEPGAEVCTNCGASLIGEAE
- the der gene encoding ribosome biogenesis GTPase Der, which gives rise to MKLPVVAVVGRPNVGKSTFFNRVLGERIAIVEDRPGVTRDRNFARTEWNGREFYLVDTGGMVENSDEPMDRLIRDQVLTAIAEADVLVLMVDGKAGPHPLDFAVAKHLRKINKPSVVLVNKVDNLGHPSATGHHDFWELGLGEPNPVSSLSGKGSGDVLDIIVQHLPDVEGEEEEALRVAVIGRPNVGKSSFVNRLLGEERLVVSDVAGTTRDAIDTPMRYQGRKLIFVDTAGLRRQSKIDHGVEFYSSLRTERAIERADVCLLLLDATEPIAVQDLKIAEKAWDSGRGLIIVCNKWDLVEKETMTAPRYEKEIRQRATYLQWVPILFTSTLTGQRVHRTLELIAEVQDQRKRRIPTHQVNETLRALVMRTKPPAHHGHPVKFLYGTQVSTEPPTMILWVNNPEGVTTSYERYLQNGFRAAWGFTGSPLVLRMRRRDDERDGGRRRQGVAHSPEEPEEEVPFQYVYEIGDGDSDDDFEFGGDDEAFEDEDDGDEDGR
- the plsY gene encoding glycerol-3-phosphate 1-O-acyltransferase PlsY, whose translation is MSPWLLVALAYLLGSIPFSYIAGRMVKGIDLREHGSGNLGATNTFRVLGAKVAAPVMLFDVLKGTLPVALFPHLEHTNDWRWQLAYGAAAIIGHVFSIYMRFKGGKGVATSAGVFLGLSPVALGVAFAVWLVVLKMTKMVSASSISGALALIVVLLIVPERTEIRILGLAVAAFVIFAHRSNVGRILRGTEPRFGAKKEPEATVAAAAVTADGEKVE
- a CDS encoding NAD(P)H-dependent glycerol-3-phosphate dehydrogenase, giving the protein MTSRAAVVGAGSWGTALANLLAGKGIDTVMWSYEPDVAQAINEGHANPKYLEGIGLAPSLRATTDMGEALDGADLVLSVSPSHVVRQVMSQAAPFMADGVLLVSASKGIENDSLLTMDGVLAEVLPASTAHSACFLSGPSFALEVGKGFPTAVTIASKDEDAANRAQAAFQTSVFRVYTSDDVAGVELGGSVKNVIAIAAGVVEGMGFGFNTQAALITRGLAEITRLGQALGADPRTLAGLAGIGDLMLTCMGGLSRNRTVGVELGRGRSLDDILGGMVMVAEGVKTARSARDLAHRTGVEMPIVEAVHDMLFAGLDPRRAVEQLMLREPKAEH